In Nicotiana tabacum cultivar K326 chromosome 17, ASM71507v2, whole genome shotgun sequence, one DNA window encodes the following:
- the LOC107793068 gene encoding uncharacterized protein LOC107793068 — MRTLCPNVDREDGLETVLEVPIPDEMFKSMGSNAALRWHNMATWMKAQTSDKWSSPIVAARYNELSFLLYMVGSPLIPFQIQLGQSVNRPVKHSSIEASTAKYILQQYIAATGGQPALNAVNSMCVIGHIKITASDFHQGDQSVKVRKSDENGGFVLWQKNPDLWCLELLISGCKVISGSNGKISWRQSSNQQRPISKGPPRPLRRFLQGLDPRSIANLFANAVCIGEKIINDEDCFILKLDTNQSALEAQSGPNYEILHHTIWGYFSQRSGLMVKFEDSRLLTVKTSRDDEGVFWETSTESVMEDYKYVDGVNVAHSGKTFVTVFRYGEHSANHKRQLEERWKIEEVDFNVGRLTADFFMPPSDFSKERSGV, encoded by the exons atgaGGACACTTTGTCCCAATGTTGACAGAGAAGATGGGCTGGAAACAGTACTTGAGGTGCCAATTCCAGATGAAATGTTTAAAAGCATGGGTAGTAATGCTGCACTTAGATGGCATAATATGGCAACCTGGATGAAAGCTCAAACATCTGATAAATGGTCTTCCCCTATTGTTGCTGCTCGTTATAATGAACTTAGTTTCCTCCTTTACATGGTTGGATCTCCTCTTATCCCTTTCCAAATTCAATTGGGCCAATCCGTTAATCGTCCCGTCAAGCATTCTTCCATT GAAGCTTCAACAGCTAAATATATATTGCAACAATACATAGCAGCAACAGGGGGGCAACCAGCACTAAATGCAGTGAACAGCATGTGTGTAATTGGGCATATTAAAATTACTGCATCTGATTTCCATCAAGGTGATCAAAGTGTGAAGGTGAGAAAGAGTGACGAAAACGGAGGCTTTGTGCTTTGGCAAAAAAACCCTGACCTTTGGTGTTTAGAATTACTTATCTCAGGATGCAAAGTAATTTCTGGTAGTAATGGCAAAATCTCATGGAGACAATCATCTAATCAACAAAGGCCTATCTCTAAGGGTCCGCCCAGACCTCTCCGCCGTTTTCTGCAG GGACTAGATCCTCGGTCTATAGCAAACTTGTTCGCGAATGCAGTATGCATAGGAGAGAAGATAATAAATGATGAGGATTGTTTCATTCTCAAACTTGATACAAACCAATCAGCTTTAGAGGCACAAAGTGGTCCAAATTATGAAATACTTCATCATACAATATGGGGATATTTTAGCCAAAGATCAGGCCTAATGGTCAAGTTTGAGGATTCCAGGTTGCTAACAGTTAAGACCAGCAGAGACGACGAAGGTGTATTCTGGGAGACGAGCACAGAATCTGTTATGGAAGATTATAAATATGTTGACGGAGTTAATGTTGCACACAGTGGTAAAACTTTTGTCACAGTTTTCAGATATGGAGAGCACTCTGCAAACCACAAGAGGCAGCTGGAGGAGAgatggaaaattgaagaagtAGATTTTAATGTTGGACGTTTGACAGCTGATTTCTTCATGCCACCTTCTGATTTCAGCAAAGAACGGTCTGGGGTTTAG
- the LOC107793070 gene encoding uncharacterized protein LOC107793070: MKDDDALPISTPTAPSSSSYTTSKKETSSSYPAIFGRGRYKFWAFAAILLLAFWSMLTGTVTLRWSAGNLNAISDNIDIPLPEDLDVLEMEEREKLVKHMWDVYTNSRGIKMPKFWQEAFEAAYEELTSDVPGVSEDAISEIAKMSVRYIPIESPPLHSSGIRELSLRQTKSEQTTATGRKL, translated from the exons ATGAAGGATGACGATGCCCTTCCCATATCAACGCCGACGGCACCTTCATCATCATCGTACACAACTTCCAAGAAGGAAACTTCCTCCTCCTATCCCGCCATTTTCGGCAGAGGTCGTTACAAGTTTTGGGCTTTTGCCGCTATTTTATTGCTAGCTTTTTGGTCTATGCTCACCGGAACTGTTACTCTCCGTTGGTCCGCCGGCAACCTCAACGCCATCTCCGATAATATCGACATTCCTCTCCCCGAAGATCTCGACGTTCTC GAAATGGAAGAAAGGGAGAAGTTAGTGAAGCATATGTGGGATGTATATACAAACAGCCGTGGGATCAAAATGCCAAAGTTTTGGCAGGAAGCATTTGAGGCGGCATATGAGGAGTTAACAAGTGACGTTCCTGGAGTTTCCGAAGATGCCATTTCTGAGATCGCTAAGATGTCTGTACGCTACATTCCTATTGAATCGCCACCTCTCCATTCATCG GGAATACGAGAATTAAGTCTAAGGCAAACGAAGAGCGAACAAACAACTGCAACAGGGAGAAAGTTATGA